One region of Mus musculus strain C57BL/6J chromosome 3, GRCm38.p6 C57BL/6J genomic DNA includes:
- the Pkia gene encoding cAMP-dependent protein kinase inhibitor alpha gives MTDVETTYADFIASGRTGRRNAIHDILVSSASGNSNELALKLAGLDINKTEGEDDGQRSSTEQSGEAQGEAAKSES, from the exons ATGACTGATGTGGAAACTACGTATGCAGATTTCATTGCTTCAGGAAGAACAGGTAGAAGAAATGCAATACATGATATCCTGGTTTCCTCTGCAAGTGGCAACAGCAATGAATTAGCCTTAAAACTAGCAGGCCTTGATATCAACAAGACAG AAGGTGAAGATGATGGACAGAGAAGCTCCACCGAACAAAGTGGAGAAGCCCAGGGAGAAGCAGCCAAGTCTGAAAGCTAA